GACGTGCTGGCCGCGCTCCAATTCGTGCGCGCGATGCCGGAGGCCGACGCGGCTCGCGTCGCCGTCATGGGGTCGTCGTACGGCGGGATCAACTCGCTGCTCGCGGCGGCGCGGGACGGCCGGGTGCGGGCGTGCGTGTCGTTCGCCGCGGCGGCGATGAGTTGGGGCCCCGTGCCGGGGCTGCGGCCGTTTCTCCTCGCGCACGCGGATACGATCCGCTGTCCCGTCCTGCTCCTGCAGGCGGAGAACGACTTCGACGTCGCGCCGTCCGAGGCGCTGGCCGCGCGCCTCGGGGCGGCGGACCGGGTGTGCGAGCGCCGCGTCTTTCCGCCGTTTGGCGCGAATCCGATGGAGGCGCATCAGATCTGGGTGCACGCGCCGCAGATCTGGGCGCCGGTCGTGCTGCCGTTTCTGGACCGCTATCTAAGGGGGGGATCGGCGTGATCCGTCGTATGATGGCCGCTGGAGTGATGGTGCTGCTCGTCGTGGCGGCCGCGGGCCCGTGGCCGGCGGCGCGGGCGCAGGCGCCGGGGGTGTTTCGCACACCGCTCAGCGGCGAAGCGCCGACGCTGGACCCGTATTACGCGGTGGACTCCGCGTCGGCGCCGGTCGTCTTTCTGATGTACAACACGCTCGTCGGCCTCGACGCCGCCGGCAAGCTGCTGCCGCAGGCGGCGCGCAGTTGGGACATCTCGCCGAACGGCCTCGTCTACACGTTCCACCTGCGCGACAACCTCTATTTCCACAGCGGCCGCAAGGCGACGGCCGCCGACTGGAAGTGGTCGTTCGAGCGGATGGGCAGCCCGGCGCTCAAGTCTCCGGTCGGGTCGGTGGTCGTCTCGGGCATCCAGGGCTATGACGCGTTTCAAAACGGCGCCCCCG
The genomic region above belongs to bacterium and contains:
- a CDS encoding alpha/beta fold hydrolase — protein: MFPSGGRDLIAYRYVPAVDPDRGRGSLPAVVLNHGSGLEQDSKPGVARVLTDAGYLVVVPFRRGYAGSPGPSRIEEVPAPVGAPGHDEQVCARLLAENDDVLAALQFVRAMPEADAARVAVMGSSYGGINSLLAAARDGRVRACVSFAAAAMSWGPVPGLRPFLLAHADTIRCPVLLLQAENDFDVAPSEALAARLGAADRVCERRVFPPFGANPMEAHQIWVHAPQIWAPVVLPFLDRYLRGGSA